The Methanofastidiosum sp. genomic sequence CTTCCCGAAAATATTCCCTTCACTGCTTCCAAGCTTTAGTAGCTCTTCAAAAGATATCTCTTTATTATCAGATATTACTTTTACCAATCCCCTCTCAGATAAGTATAGTGCTTCGACAACTGTCAGGTACAATTTTTTATCTATGAGCTCCCCAAATCCTCTTTTTCTGTGGATCTTACTTACAGCATCTTGGTCATCGATTATGGCCCTATTTTCAACGAGAGTGGCAGAAAACATAAAATAATTATGATTTTAGATGTTAAAAGCTTTTAGAAACACTTAAATATACTTGGACGAATTTCACCATATATTCTAAGGTGACTATATTATGTTTAAAGTTGTACAAATCAGGGATACTGCAAGGGTCCCACCCAACAAATTTGGTGGCGAACTTGACCAATCCATAGCAGAAATCCTTCAGGGGCAGTATGAAGGAACATGGGATAAGGACCTTGGGTTTATCCTTGCTATCCACAACATCATTGAAATAGGGGACGGAAAGATTGTCCCAGGCGATGGAAGCGCCTACTATGACACAGTATTCGAGGCTTTAACTTACCTACCAAAGCTATACGAAGTTGTTGAAGGGGAAGTAGAAGAAATAACTGAGTTTGGGGCTTTCGTAAGGCTTGGCCCAATAGATGGACTTGTCCACGTATCACAGCTTACAAACGATTTCATAAATTACGATAAGAAAAATAACACCCTATCAGGAAAGGAAAGTGGAAGAGTATTAAAGGCCGGAGACAAGATAAGGGGAAGAATTGTAACTTTATCTCTTAAAAGGGGCTCTGCAAAGATTGGACTTACCATGAGACAGCCTTACCTAGGGAAGTTTGAATGGATAGCTGAAGAAAAGAAAGAGGGATAAAATGAGGGTAGCATGCCAGAAATGCCAGAGAATCCTAAATGAAAGCATGTGTCCAGTGTGCAAAGACGATAAGACTACTGACAACTGGAGCGGCATTGTTGTAATAATTGATCCTGAAAAATCAAAGATAGGTAGGGCCATTGGAGTCAATGTCCCTGGTGCCTATGCCCTAAAGGTTAGGGGATGAAGTAAAGAGATGGCTCTTGTTCTCACAGAAAAACTAAGATTGGAACTAAAATCTCCCATGGGGCTTCTTATTGAAGGTGATGTTGAATCCGTTATGGGTAGACTTCTACCTATGATAGAAAATAAGAGGGTAATATCTGTTGGGGACGTTGTTTCTCAAAACCTTATTGATCGTGGAGTTTACCCTGAGCTAGTAATAGTTGATGGGAGGAACTTAAGGGCAGAAATAGGCGACGGTATAGATTGCGATGACACGACAACAGTTGAAAATCCCCAATCAGAGATAACAGGTGAGCTTTGGGTCGCAATTGAGCGATTTTTCAAGGACAAGACCAAAAGGTTTAAAAAAATATTGGTAGAGGGAGAAGAAGATTTGGCAGTTATGCCTGCAGTGCTCCACGGAGATGGAGATACTGTGGTACTTTATGGTCAGCCCGGCAAGGGTGTTGTGATTATTGAAGTAACAGAACAGAAAAAAAAGGAGATATCAGATTATTTAAATGAGATGGAGGGAGATCTATGGAATTAAAGATCGTAAATGAGAGAGAGAACCCACTATTCGGCAGGAAAGAATTAGAAGTTAAAGTAATTCATGATGGTGGAACTCCTAAAGTGTCAGAAGTTAGGGATAAGTTGTCTGCTTTAAAGAGCTTCAAGATGGA encodes the following:
- a CDS encoding DNA-directed RNA polymerase, which produces MFKVVQIRDTARVPPNKFGGELDQSIAEILQGQYEGTWDKDLGFILAIHNIIEIGDGKIVPGDGSAYYDTVFEALTYLPKLYEVVEGEVEEITEFGAFVRLGPIDGLVHVSQLTNDFINYDKKNNTLSGKESGRVLKAGDKIRGRIVTLSLKRGSAKIGLTMRQPYLGKFEWIAEEKKEG
- a CDS encoding DNA-directed RNA polymerase, subunit E'', with the protein product MRVACQKCQRILNESMCPVCKDDKTTDNWSGIVVIIDPEKSKIGRAIGVNVPGAYALKVRG
- a CDS encoding DUF359 domain-containing protein; this translates as MALVLTEKLRLELKSPMGLLIEGDVESVMGRLLPMIENKRVISVGDVVSQNLIDRGVYPELVIVDGRNLRAEIGDGIDCDDTTTVENPQSEITGELWVAIERFFKDKTKRFKKILVEGEEDLAVMPAVLHGDGDTVVLYGQPGKGVVIIEVTEQKKKEISDYLNEMEGDLWN